In Methanofollis sp. UBA420, one DNA window encodes the following:
- a CDS encoding small multi-drug export protein yields MTGILSLRDVTFHANPLADRAIKLALPFGLGALLLLVLYLTRSYQEFLTLAGLLFVYLVPPAGKETVIPVGIGLGEPWWLIAACTVTVDLCCSLFVALNLDLTLKIPVLGPFLGKFMAGGRAFLDARPWLERLSTAGLIVFVIVPFQGSGGMNATVLGRIMGFTAQRAVGCVLIGSFVSSYAIALGADAVLSLFRQSPTLGLGALGLIALLIAALWILWKRYASSL; encoded by the coding sequence ATGACCGGGATCCTCTCTCTCAGGGATGTCACCTTTCATGCGAATCCGTTGGCCGACAGGGCGATCAAACTCGCCCTTCCCTTCGGGCTCGGCGCCCTCCTCCTCCTTGTGCTCTACCTCACGAGGTCCTATCAGGAGTTCCTGACCCTTGCCGGGCTGCTCTTCGTGTACCTTGTGCCGCCGGCAGGAAAGGAGACGGTGATCCCGGTCGGGATCGGCCTTGGCGAACCCTGGTGGCTCATCGCCGCCTGCACGGTGACGGTGGACCTCTGCTGTTCGCTCTTCGTCGCCCTCAACCTCGACCTCACCCTGAAGATCCCGGTGCTCGGCCCATTCCTCGGGAAATTCATGGCCGGCGGCAGGGCATTTCTCGATGCCCGCCCCTGGCTTGAGCGCCTCTCGACCGCCGGGCTGATCGTCTTCGTGATCGTTCCCTTCCAGGGGTCCGGTGGGATGAACGCCACGGTCCTCGGGCGGATCATGGGCTTCACCGCACAGCGTGCAGTCGGGTGCGTTCTCATCGGGAGCTTTGTCAGCAGTTACGCCATCGCCCTCGGCGCCGACGCCGTCCTCTCCCTCTTCAGGCAGAGCCCGACACTCGGCCTCGGCGCCCTCGGCCTGATCGCCCTGCTGATCGCGGCCCTCTGGATCCTCTGGAAGAGGTACGCCTCCTCTCTCTGA
- a CDS encoding DUF5654 family protein: MLDKVSDLITAAFGLVAALAWNGAIQTLFVEVFGTTESLAAQFTYAIIVTIIAVLATIWIARMAARAETEKKE, from the coding sequence GTGCTCGACAAGGTATCTGACCTGATTACGGCCGCATTCGGACTGGTCGCCGCGCTGGCATGGAACGGTGCGATCCAGACGCTCTTCGTCGAGGTCTTCGGGACGACGGAGAGCCTCGCGGCACAGTTCACCTATGCGATCATCGTCACGATCATCGCCGTGCTCGCCACCATCTGGATCGCACGGATGGCCGCACGGGCGGAAACAGAGAAAAAAGAGTGA
- a CDS encoding small multi-drug export protein: protein MDLKGDTLFAEDPALDRALRLGIPLLMYPLYVLVLVLVFPNLAPVYLALVAAYIVPPVGGEALIPVAAALGYPWWLTAASFAWVDIAGCLLVVLNADLLMTLPYVGPALSRAAGVAGTFFERHPALRRLSSPGLVLFTVLPFAGSGGVGGAFAGRMLGMGRRAVVVCVSAGCVIGSALLAFGAGAAASLLREYCAAGTVAVALVLAGASVLVLCRVALLHMGGPPISRDR, encoded by the coding sequence ATGGACCTGAAAGGAGATACACTGTTTGCGGAGGACCCGGCACTCGACCGCGCCCTCAGGCTCGGCATCCCTCTCCTGATGTATCCCCTGTACGTCCTGGTTCTCGTCCTTGTCTTCCCCAACCTCGCCCCCGTCTATCTCGCCCTTGTTGCCGCCTATATCGTCCCGCCTGTCGGGGGCGAGGCCCTCATCCCGGTTGCGGCGGCCCTCGGTTACCCCTGGTGGCTCACCGCTGCTTCCTTTGCCTGGGTGGACATCGCCGGCTGCCTCCTCGTCGTCCTGAACGCTGACCTCCTTATGACCCTCCCGTACGTCGGCCCTGCCCTCTCCCGCGCCGCCGGTGTCGCCGGTACTTTCTTTGAACGCCACCCCGCGCTGCGCCGTCTCTCCTCTCCGGGACTCGTCCTCTTTACCGTCCTCCCCTTCGCGGGCTCGGGCGGTGTCGGCGGGGCGTTTGCCGGCCGGATGCTCGGGATGGGCAGGCGTGCGGTAGTCGTCTGCGTCTCGGCGGGATGTGTCATCGGGTCTGCCCTCCTCGCCTTCGGGGCCGGTGCCGCCGCGTCTCTCCTCAGGGAGTATTGTGCCGCCGGTACGGTGGCCGTCGCGCTCGTCCTCGCCGGTGCTTCCGTTCTTGTCCTATGTCGTGTGGCGCTCCTTCATATGGGTGGGCCACCAATCTCTCGTGACAGATGA